From one Lotus japonicus ecotype B-129 chromosome 3, LjGifu_v1.2 genomic stretch:
- the LOC130743995 gene encoding sugar transport protein 10-like, which produces MAGGALVSSGNGKQFEGKVTAFVLVTCFVAAMGGLLFGYDLGITGGVTSMEPFLIKFFPGVYKQMKDESGHESQYCKFDNELLTLFTSSLYLAALVASFFASTTTRMLGRKASMFAGGLFFLVGALLNGFAANIEMLIIGRLLLGFGVGYCNQSVPVYLSEMAPAKIRGALNMGFQMMITIGILVANLINYKTANLESGWRISLGIGAVPAVMLCVGSFFLGDTPNSLIERGQTEAAKTILQKIRGIDNVDEEFQDMIDACEEAKKVEHPWRNITQPKYRPQLTFCSLIPFFQQLTGINVIMFYAPVLFKTLGFGNDASLMSAVITGGVNVLATFVSIFTVDKAGRRILFLEGGAQMLICQIAVGSMIAIKFGESGDGSFTKGEANLLLFFICAYVAAFAWSWGPLGWLVPSEVCSLEVRSAGQATNVAVNMLFTFAIAQVFLSMLCHLKFGLFFFFAGFVLIMTIFIALFLPETKNVPIEEMNQVWKSHWFWKKFISDVPTV; this is translated from the exons ATGGCAGGTGGAGCTTTAGTTTCTTCAGGAAATGGAAAGCAATTTGAGGGAAAGGTCACAGCATTTGTGTTGGTCACATGTTTTGTGGCAGCCATGGGAGGTCTGCTTTTCGGTTACGATCTCGGCATCACAGGAGGAGTGACTTCCATGGAACCATTCTTGATCAAATTCTTCCCCGGTGTTTACAAGCAAATGAAAGATGAATCAGGACATGAGAGCCAATATTGCAAATTTGATAATGAGCTTCTTACTTTGTTCACATCTTCTTTATATCTCGCAGCTTTAGTAGCTTCTTTCTTTGCTTCCACCACCACAAGAATGCTTGGAAGAAAGGCATCCATGTTTGCAGGTGGCTTGTTTTTCCTTGTTGGTGCATTGTTGAATGGTTTTGCTGCCAACATTGAAATGCTCATCATTGGTCGCCTATTACTTGGTTTTGGTGTGGGATATTGTAACCAA TCTGTTCCAGTATATTTGTCTGAAATGGCTCCAGCAAAGATTAGAGGTGCACTTAACATGGGCTTCCAAATGATGATCACAATTGGAATCCTAGTAGCAAACCTTATCAACTATAAGACTGCCAATCTTGAAAGTGGATGGAGAATATCTTTGGGTATTGGAGCTGTTCCCGCTGTCATGTTGTGTGTTGGGTCATTTTTCCTAGGTGACACACCCAACTCCTTAATTGAAAGAGGCCAAACAGAAGCAGCCAAGACAATCCTGCAAAAGATTCGCGGCATCGACAACGTTGATGAGGAGTTCCAAGATATGATTGATGCATGTGAAGAAGCCAAGAAAGTAGAACACCCATGGAGGAACATCACGCAGCCAAAATACAGACCTCAACTCACTTTCTGTTCTTTAATTCCATTCTTCCAGCAACTCACCGGCATCAATGTCATCATGTTTTATGCACCTGTCCTGTTCAAGACTTTGGGATTCGGCAATGATGCGTCCCTCATGTCCGCGGTTATCACCGGAGGCGTCAATGTGCTTGCTACTTTTGTTTCCATCTTCACTGTGGACAAGGCTGGAAGAAGGATTTTGTTCCTTGAAGGTGGTGCACAAATGTTAATTTGTCAG ATTGCTGTTGGAAGCATGATTGCCATTAAGTTTGGTGAGAGTGGTGATGGATCATTCACCAAAGGAGAAGCCAATCTTCTATTGTTCTTTATATGTGCATATGTTGCAGCATTTGCATGGTCTTGGGGTCCATTGGGGTGGTTAGTTCCCAGTGAAGTTTGCTCTCTTGAGGTTCGATCTGCGGGTCAAGCTACCAATGTTGCTGTGAACATGTTGTTCACCTTTGCCATTGCTCAAGTTTTCCTCAGCATGTTATGCCACTTGAAGTTTggccttttcttcttctttgctgGATTTGTGCTCATCATGACCATTTTCATTGCCTTGTTTTTACCTGAGACGAAGAATGTCCCAATTGAAGAGATGAATCAAGTGTGGAAGTCACATTGGTTTTGGAAAAAGTTCATCTCTGATGTTCCTACCGTTTAG
- the LOC130743997 gene encoding beta-glucosidase 13-like → MWIKLSLLLLAAISFTLFGSAASLNRSSFPAGFFFGTASSAYQYEGAAREGGKGPSTWDTFTHSHPDRIVDRSNGDVAIDSYHRYKEDVAMMKDIGFNAYRFSISWSRVLPRGNLKGGINREGITYYNNLINELVSNGQQPFITLFHSDLPQALEDEYGGFLNPKIEQDFADYAEVCFREFGDRVKHWITLNEPALTSTQGYGNGGSPPLRCSKWVANCSAGNSATEPYIVTHNLILAHAAAVKVYREKFQISQKGQIGITLNSAWVVPLSQSKDDIEAASRGLAFMYDWFMEPLNSGKYPAVMVNRVGKRLPEFTRSQSLMVKGSFDFIGLNYYTSTYAANVPCPRGKPMVFTDACVRFTTARNGVLIGPKAASDWLYVYPRGIQGLLEYTKEKFNNPIVFITENGIDEVNDGKMSLDDKVRIDYILRHLLYLQRAIRNGVRVKGYFAWSLLDNFEWTAGYTLRFGLVYVDFKNGLRRYHKRSALWFKLFLHN, encoded by the exons ATGTGGATCaagctttctcttcttctccttgcAGCAATTTCCTTTACCCTTTTTGGCTCAGCTGCTTCTCTCAATCGTAGTAGTTTTCCAGCAGGTTTCTTCTTTGGAACAGCTTCTTCAGCTTACCAG TATGAGGGTGCTGCAAGGGAAGGTGGCAAGGGTCCAAGCACATGGGACACCTTCACTCATAGCCACCCAG ATAGAATAGTAGATCGTAGCAATGGAGATGTTGCCATTGATTCATACCACCGATACAAG GAAGATGTGGCCATGATGAAGGATATTGGATTTAATGCCTACAGGTTTTCCATCTCTTGGTCCAGAGTACTACCTC GTGGAAACCTGAAGGGAGGAATTAACCGAGAAGGCATCACATATTACAACAATCTCATAAATGAATTGGTATCAAATG GACAACAGCCCTTTATAACACTGTTTCACTCTGATCTCCCTCAAGCTCTCGAAGATGAATACGGGGGTTTCTTAAATCCCAAAATTGA GCAAGACTTTGCAGATTATGCAGAAGTATGCTTTAGAGAATTCGGTGATAGGGTTAAGCATTGGATTACGTTAAATGAGCCAGCACTTACTAGCACTCAGGGTTACGGAAATGGTGGATCCCCACCCCTGAGGTGCTCAAAGTGGGTGGCTAACTGTAGTGCTGGTAATTCTGCTACTGAGCCCTACATAGTTACACACAATCTGATTCTTGCTCATGCTGCAGCAGTAAAAGTCTACAGGGAGAAGTTTCAG ATTTCTCAGAAGGGTCAAATTGGGATAACACTAAATTCTGCCTGGGTTGTGCCGCTATCCCAATCAAAAGATGACATAGAGGCAGCATCGCGTGGTCTTGCTTTTATGTATGACTG GTTCATGGAACCACTTAACTCTGGTAAATACCCTGCTGTAATGGTTAACAGAGTCGGGAAACGGTTGCCGGAGTTTACCAGAAGCCAATCCTTAATGGTGAAAGGGTCCTTTGATTTTATAGGGTTAAATTATTACACTTCAACTTATGCAGCCAATGTACCTTGCCCACGTGGAAAGCCAATGGTCTTTACAGACGCTTGTGTTAGATTTACTA CTGCAAGAAATGGGGTCCTCATTGGTCCAAAG GCTGCCTCAGACTGGCTCTATGTCTATCCACGAGGAATTCAAGGTCTCCTAGAATACACTAAGGAGAAATTTAACAATCCAATCGTATTCATAACAGAAAATG GGATTGATGAGGTTAATGATGGCAAAATGTCACTTGATGATAAAGTGAGGATAGACTATATCCTTCGCCACCTTTTGTATCTTCAAAGGGCCATAAG GAATGGAGTGAGGGTGAAGGGATACTTTGCATGGTCATTGTTGGACAATTTTGAATGGACTGCTGGATACACTCTTCGCTTTGGACTCGTCTATGTGGATTTCAAGAATGGACTGAGAAGATACCATAAAAGATCAGCATTGTGGTTCAAACTATTTCTCCACAACTGA